Within Vicia villosa cultivar HV-30 ecotype Madison, WI unplaced genomic scaffold, Vvil1.0 ctg.000279F_1_1_3, whole genome shotgun sequence, the genomic segment ttcgatttttttctaaaaaccaagccaaaccaaaccaaactgcacGATTTTCCCTCTTGCGATTTGGATATTTTTTCCGTCAAAACCGCATCacgaatgtaacaccccaaatctacccctcaatCAAGTTGAATGttagagtacaaaatttcaagcaaatagAACATAACAATTCGGAGCGTCACATTTTTAAACAACGAATTCACATACGTATATCATGCTCAAttacttagatacataacacacatgtaggagaacaatatcgaaatcattaatcattgtcagccaatcaagtacttgcatcgcagcggaaaatcatatgtcaacaacaatacaatcgcagcggaaaatcatatgtcaacaacaatacaacacataatatcacggccaaacacggcacgatacatctaaaaagtctcagcataacataaggataaagtttaacaaggataaacacaagaagccaaaacataaacaagtaatccaacgttccccaagtgttacgtatcagagcatcgacacacaccgactcgagctataggtacacgactaccccgcgtcattacctgcacgttaccaacggagggtaacattcaaacagaaagggtgagatatcattcattataaagaagtgtatgataatattcaaagcggagaaataatcatacattggtcaccacttctcaacgtatatcacttactactattcacatcattcaacatcttaccgacaataatgatatcaatctcaattaaggcatacatagtcgattatcacatatgctcaacgaaacaaccatcaaatcgacacaagataacattcatgttatgcacacacaaatattcaaatacgactcatcatacgactttacttatgcaactcgaataatgcaaatgcatgtggtaccattggagtaaaactcccgtctcaaacaattgccattgggtcgtctcaaacatccgccacaagggccgtctcaaacatttgccactagggccgtctcaagcaatgcaatgaatgtgacttaatgatgcacattcacaatcacactaaacgacataatcgactcgaacaacataatctacgtaaacgacatgatcaacttaaacgacataatcaattccggatatccaatgtcaacaaaatccaattcaagaaagatttcaagagttttcaaagttatactaagcatattcaatagaaagacatcaattagggcttcacgtaggtccaaacggcacttaaaaaggagttacggttcaaaagttacatcatttcaaagtttagaaaaagttctgcaaaacagtgttcgcggcgccaacaaagtttgcggcgcgaactgagtgaatcaaatattcctgAGATTCTGCCAAACAGTTTgcggtagatttggggtgttagaACGAACACCCATCTTCTTAATGTTAGGTAGAAAGATTAATTAGCTTAACTCTTAACCTCATACTACATTACTAGACACGTGGCACATCATGCTCATagatcaaattttttaaaaagaaaaattcttTCATTAAAATTCAATATATTAAATTGGTAAATAAAATTCAGTTTAATCGCTATTAAGGCATTAATAGACATAGGCTTAATTTGGAAATCTCCACACTTCTGGCATATAAATTCAACTAGTTAATTAATAGAGTgttcattattaaaataaagtaGTTTATACTACTTAGcctttttttcttaaattattattttttttaaattttatatttgaatttaatatttttgggagatgaaaataagaaaaaaaaaacttaacataaaagaaatatttgaatttatcctttaaaagaaataattctttttcttttcctatttctctctcttcttatcttgtttctctctcttctctcgcgcatagtttctttctttctctctcttcaattGCGGAACCCAAACACCACGACGGAGCCTCCGACCCGAATCGGACGAGTTGAGTCCAGCTCCGACCACGTTCACGTGCTTCTCCTTCAATCGCATTTCGCtcccattttcttcttctcatttCCGCTCTCCACACCGAATCTGTAAGCGCTCGATTCCTATTCCGTTTCCCTTTCGATTGATGCTACAATCTCCATTGCTGAAGCTCAAAATTGTCATCTTTTTTCATGGGCACAGTTgttgaatttcgttaaacttttGAGGCATTAGCTTGTTGAATAGGCTAATTTTGTTTCTATTTGTGGTAACAGAttctaattttgtttgtttctatttctttttggttttttaggtttGGGATTTTAGGGTTCTGAAGTTTGTTGTTCTAAAGTTTCTGGTTTTGAAACTCTGTTGGGTATTGATTTGGAGGAGGGAAGGTAAAGAGGGTTAGGGTTTTCTTGAAAGGTTTGATTTTTGTTGGGAGGTTGTTATACTTCAAGAAAAGGAAGAAGGTTAGGGTTAGAGGATAATGTGTATACTGTGTGTGATTCAGAAGTTGTCTCGCCGGGTTGCTACAGTGCTACCTTGGTTGGTTATTCCGTTAATAGGGCTATGGGCACTTTCTCAGCTTCTTCCGCCGGCGTTTCGGTTTGAGATTACTTCGCCTCGTTTGGCTTGTGTATTTGTGTTGTTGGTTACTCTCTTTTGGTATGAGATTTTGATGCCTCAGTTGTCGGCTTGGCGGGTGAGGAGGAATGCTAGGCTTAGGGAGAGGAAGAGGTTTGAGGCTTTAGAGATGCAGAAGCTACGGAAGACTGCTACGAGGAGGTGTCGCAACTGTTATAATCCGTATAGGGATCAAAACCCTGGTGGGGGTCGGTTCATGTGTTCCTATTGTGGGCATGTTTCGAAGAGACCGGCATTAGACTTGCCTCCTGGGTTGGCGATTTCTAATTCTGGCATTGTTAAGGAGTTGGTTGGGAAAAGTGGCAAGATATTAAATGGCAAGGGTTGGTCTGAAAATGGATGGATGTGTAGTCAAGACTGGTTGGAGAATGGAAATTGGGTAGGTGGGCCTATTCCAGGTAATCCTAGCAACTGGAAGAGCAATGAGAATGCTGGTCTTTTTGGAGCAGATGAGCATTGTGTAACAGAGAGGTCATATTCTggtattttgtttttcatttgtaAACTTTTAACATCTTTTTTCTTGAGCATTAGATGGCTCTGGAGAAAGATTTTTAGAATTAGTTCAAGGGAAGAATGTTCCTCGGATGCTGAACATAGGGCACTAGCAAAACGGGGTGAGAATGGAGAAAGCCTCAATGaaagtagaggggagaaagcaCGCAGGAAAGCTGAGGAAAAAAGGCAGGCAAGGCTAGAGAAAGAACTCCTGGAGGAGGAAGAAAGAAAACAGAGGGAGGAGGTTGCTAGGTTAGTGGAGGAGCGTAGGAGACTGAGAGATGAGAAAGCAGAAGCTGAAAAAGATCGAATGAGATCATTAAATCCGAGTAAGGAGACAAACAGCAGGAAGGAAACTGAAAAGAAGCGGcaggaaaaaagaagagataaaGATAAAGGTTCTAGTAAGAGCAACTCGGATGTGGAAGAATTGGAAAGAAGAGCTGGAAAGGAAAATGAACGGAAGCGTGATGTTGAGAAAAAAAGTGAAACAGATCGTAGAGAGCATCAGAAATCTGGGTTAGAGAATGGCAAGGGACAGAGTACAGACAATGCACATAGTAAAAATATGACTGCAAACAATTATAATCGAGGAAATACTGGAACTAGGTACTTTGATCGCGTGCGGGGTACATTTCTGTCCTCTTCGAAAGCATTTGGTTTTGGAAGGGGAACTAGTAGTCCGGCCACTGTGGTGAAAGAAACCAAGTTTAACAGTTCTGCAGATCATGTTTATAATTCCGCCAGCAAGAGAGATATTTGTCCTCCTGAACGTCCAACTGCAAAAACCAATTCGAATGGAGATGATAGGAATATCAATCACACTGTAAGTTGCCTTGCTGTCTCTTttattttctgtgccttttcataAAACTGTTATTGTTGAAGGCCGATTATTTTGGAACATTAGGAGCTTAATGTTATGCGGATTTTACAAATTAGCGCTATAATCAAATGTCTCTCTATCTACTAATTTTCAATGTGTCTGTTAACATTCTAAACTTTTGGTCTCCGAGATTCATGAACAAAATTATATGAtgctttatttaatattaattgcttgtatatatataattgtgaTAGTCTATTAAAAAAATCTTTAAGATAAACAATATTACCATGATTGTTCTCTGCAGGTACTCCCAGAACCGAAGCCATGGACGGCACCTAAAATGTCATGGCATCAATTATTTACTCGATCTTCATCTGTTCCACAATCCTCAAATTCAAATGTAATATGTAGACCAAATTCCAAAACTCAAGCAGAAGCCAAAAGCCCTCAGTCATCTGGCCAGTCACCAGTTACTCAATCTTTTAATAATCCGATTCATTTTGGTCTTCCGTCACCGTTTAATATTTCCACCCACCCAAATGGTGGATCAGCCAGTAGCAGTTTAGGTTTTTCTCCTGCAATTGAACAATTATTCTCTCCAGTTAGAAATGCATCACATGATTTTAGACACGATGAACAAGAGCTTTTTGAAGACCCATGTTATGATCCGATTCCAGCTTCCTTGCTTGGGCCTGTTTCAGAGTCTCTTGAAAATTTTCAGTTGGACTTGGGAACTGGCTTTGGGACAGACATTGAAGTAGCAAAGCCTCACTCTTTAAAAAACATATCTGCTGGTTCTGATTTTAATAAGCTATCTCCGATTGAGTCCCCATTGTCCCGGGAAAAGCATGCTTCTCCTGCAGATGATGCAGCTGCAAGTGATAAGGGAACATGGCAGATGTGGAGTACTTCACCACTTGGTCAGGAAGGTTTAGGCTTGGTAGGTGGCCCTGGAAGTTGGCTTTTATCTTCACAGAGAAATGTGCCAAACAAGGATGATTTCATGCTTCCATCTCAGAAGACTATGGCTTCCCTTTTCAACAAAGATGATAACATGATTTCCAATACACATTCCCCTCAGAATGTTTTtcttcctaatggtcagagtggCGGGAACATTAGCCCTGTTACAAGTTCAAATAGTTATGATCCATGGTCTCAAAGTACTTTCTTCCCACCATTTTCAAGTGGCTTTACAAGCCAGGAGGCTGCTCCACAGAATGAAATTATATATGGAAGTCCCAATGGAACTGCTAGTAGCCATTTACTCGAGGGTTCTCCGGCTAACAGTTGGTCCAAGTGAGTAATAACTATTtagcttcttttttttgtttataatgtAGAATCCCTGCTGTATATGAATCTGTATTGCTGACCATTTTAAATGTATGAAACTTCTTTTGGCAAATAAATAAGAAAAGCAATTCCCTTATTTTGTTATCCCAATTGAATTGTAGAGCTCTAAAGGTTGATAGGTGGGgatattttgtatttttctatTTTAGTGAGATTTATCATGCTTTGTTGACAAGTGATAGAACTATGATACTAGTGCACTTGGTTTCTATCTATATGCAATGACAATATTTTGCCACATTTGTTACGACCAATTATATTTGAACATGAATGCATATCTCTTAAGTATTTATGTGGTGTTTATTTTAAGTTTGACCTTAAGCTGATTCTGGAACTACTGGGTACCCATTGAAACTCTGACACAAGTCAATCAACTCTTGCTAATTTAGAGTGCCTATTGTGTAGGGTATTTTTGAACATATAGAttcaattgaattttaaatttaattcttCCTTATAAAAAACAGGCTTCTAAATTAGAACTACCTTCATGTCATAAATGATAATGTACTTCTCTTGATGCTTGTTGGTAATAGCTTGACTGTTAGACTACTGTACTCCCCGAAAAAGAGGTTATATGCTTCTAAACTGCGGTCATGTCCAGCCTGTACTTCTTCATAGAAGAATCAAGAGTTGTAAATTGATAGGGATAAGAGATTAAGTAAATTGAAATAGATGGCCTCAATGTGATCTTATAGACTTTCAGCTTTTTAAACATTTCCCTAACAATTAATGCTATTTGTACATCCTTTTTACACTTTTCAACACATTTCTTATGATCAGCTCATTATTAAAAATACCTCAACACATTGATAATGGATCAACATTTGTAATAAtacattgattttttgaaaatgatTCACCGACAATATGTTGAAGAGTGTGTCAGAAGGATGTCATTAGCATTCCATTTTCTCTAGTTTTGGTTTTTTCTGTTTTCCATTGGCCTCATATTGATGCAATGGAAGTAAATATGGATTGTTGGATTTATGCTGTGTCATTAAGTAAATATGGATTTAGTTGCATGTTAAAAGTCAAATGATTACTTGGAATTTATCTGTATGCAATGCTCTTTTACTCATGAAATTATAAGTTTTGTATTGGCACTGGTGCAGTCTACATGTCTTGTAAAGTATTTAGGCATAGGGTGACCCTAGTGACTTGTGCTGACTTTGTCTTGAATGTGTTCTTTTTCCCTGATTCTAATTGTGAGGCATTTTGCGTGACCCTTTTGATGTTTGTACTGATATAAAGTTATATAATTAGTATAAATGACTGAAACTGATGTTTTGACCTTGTTCTTTTGCTTATGATTTTTGTTTACTTTGCAGAAAGGAATGGCCTATACATGGTTCCACGGAAAGCATAGGGAAGTCATCTAATACGCGTCTGCTTAATGGAGGTCTACAACCAACCTCAGATGTACAGTCGTTTTGGTCATTTGATTAAATAGGATGATAGTGACAGGGTAAGAGGGAGCGTGATAGACACAAATGTTGTTGAGGCAATACTATAGTATAGCCTCATTCCTTTAGGGGGGAAGAGTTTACGATTTGTATCTTCCTTCTTATATGAGGGAGGATTAATGTTTACATGACATTAGCAATGTTGATAGGAATACATGTTGGATGCATGGCAACAGAGAGGCTCCCCCATTTTGAAGTAAAATTTCTGTCCTTTGGAGAATGGTGCCTTTGCATCCCTCCCTCTTGTCATGATATGATCTCAAATATGCAGCAATTGATCACCCTTGTATGGAAAATTAACTAACATGACCTACTATCTCTGAAAATAGTAATGTTTCTTATGTCTCGTCATTTTGAAAATCGAGCTGCATCCTTCTTTGATCACATGGTGCACAAAGTTGGGTGTGGTCCTACCCTGTTTTAAAACTCAGCCAGTGcacattttttcttcatttttgttcTAGAGTTTGATGAATATGCACTAAAATAGCATGAGAGTTTTACAAGTCACACAATTATATCATACATTATAGATATTTATGGAAAATGTTGGTAATGCACCAAACACATTTTTCACAAAATACACTTAACACAATTTTCTCACCATTCTCtcttttttaagaaatattactAAAATTATATCTTACTATTCTGAAGATGAGCTAAACTAAGAGAGTCTCAAAATTTAATATAAGAGTTGAAAAGTGTGTTGGCATTTACTAGTATATTAATTGGGATATTTTAGGAAATGATATGATCCTTGGATGACGGTTAGTAAAACCTTTGGTTAAATCATTTACATTAAATGCATGTTGCTCTATTTTGACACTGCCAAGTATGAGTTCAGGTATGCTTCATTTATTCCGTgtgatatttttatgttaaatgtttgcaaaatataaaatagataatatacttaattaattaagaatTTCTTTTATCGATTATGCACTTTCAACGTAAATAAATGACATAGTTATGATTATCATAATTTTGTTTCAAATACATATGTTAGGATTTACTTTTACAAATTTGAAGATAATTTGATTTTGTGGTGCAAATATTTATCGGTGAAAGAATTGTATATGATTCgaaaagaaaaattgaaatataaagaaaaatagttaattttatatgattcaaatattttagtgTATTATACTAATTCTCATTTTTCTCATTCTCATTTTTCTGacgataatattaaaaaaaagattaattagtatttattcataaatatttatactatttatgATTTTTACATTAAATTATAATTAGTATATTATAATCACaatcatttatattattaatcaAAATGTCAGTTTCCACTATGGTAAACAAATCTCGTCGTTTTTTGAGAATGTAAATGAGGTCTTGATGCTCTTTTGATTACGATATAAAGAGATGTGAATCTAAATTGTCGTTTCTATGGTTGTGAGGTTTATAAAGTacgttttaatttattattaatagttTTTTACAATTCATTATTAATAGTTTTTTATCTCCATTAATGTTTTCAATTGTAAGACTACAAGAAATGCACTTATTTATTTGGTTGGATGAAGAAATGAATTATAAATTAATGGAAATAATCtcattattataaatttaaatgaaGAGAAACAAAAGGTTAATGATGCAAAAAAATTCATCTCACTTcaagatttaaaaaaattcaatgacATCATATGATCTTACTCTTTTGTTCTCTTTATGTTCTTATAAAAAATTCATTGAATTCAAAGACTTTTATACTCTTTATGTTCTTATA encodes:
- the LOC131626278 gene encoding uncharacterized protein LOC131626278, yielding MCILCVIQKLSRRVATVLPWLVIPLIGLWALSQLLPPAFRFEITSPRLACVFVLLVTLFWYEILMPQLSAWRVRRNARLRERKRFEALEMQKLRKTATRRCRNCYNPYRDQNPGGGRFMCSYCGHVSKRPALDLPPGLAISNSGIVKELVGKSGKILNGKGWSENGWMCSQDWLENGNWVGGPIPGNPSNWKSNENAGLFGADEHCVTERSYSGILFFICKLLTSFFLSIRWLWRKIFRISSREECSSDAEHRALAKRGENGESLNESRGEKARRKAEEKRQARLEKELLEEEERKQREEVARLVEERRRLRDEKAEAEKDRMRSLNPSKETNSRKETEKKRQEKRRDKDKGSSKSNSDVEELERRAGKENERKRDVEKKSETDRREHQKSGLENGKGQSTDNAHSKNMTANNYNRGNTGTRYFDRVRGTFLSSSKAFGFGRGTSSPATVVKETKFNSSADHVYNSASKRDICPPERPTAKTNSNGDDRNINHTVLPEPKPWTAPKMSWHQLFTRSSSVPQSSNSNVICRPNSKTQAEAKSPQSSGQSPVTQSFNNPIHFGLPSPFNISTHPNGGSASSSLGFSPAIEQLFSPVRNASHDFRHDEQELFEDPCYDPIPASLLGPVSESLENFQLDLGTGFGTDIEVAKPHSLKNISAGSDFNKLSPIESPLSREKHASPADDAAASDKGTWQMWSTSPLGQEGLGLVGGPGSWLLSSQRNVPNKDDFMLPSQKTMASLFNKDDNMISNTHSPQNVFLPNGQSGGNISPVTSSNSYDPWSQSTFFPPFSSGFTSQEAAPQNEIIYGSPNGTASSHLLEGSPANSWSKKEWPIHGSTESIGKSSNTRLLNGGLQPTSDVQSFWSFD